A region of Granulibacter bethesdensis DNA encodes the following proteins:
- a CDS encoding Zn-dependent hydrolase, which produces MSGSNRRINGERLWDSLMEMAQIGATPKGGVRRLALTAEDRAGRDRLAALGCAAGYAVRTDAIGNMFLRREGETPDRKPVLLGSHLDSQPSGGKFDGALGVMAALEVLRTLDEHGIVTQAPIELVNWTDEEGSRFGRGLLGSGVWAGVNGLEETLALRDHAGISVAEALEGIAGDAPAEAFPADSYFELHIEQGPILEAENADIGIVTGAQAQIWWDVIVTGQDAHAGTTPPSVRKDALLCAARIIDLVDRMMRARGEAGRGTVGELHVLPNSRNVIPGEVRFTVEFRHPDDAEIARIAAQFPREAGFIARDCDVSLALEPVLRLASQPFDPSCVALVAEAAARHGYAAREIVSGAGHDAIYVARRLPVAMIFVPCLNGLSHNEAESITRAQAEAGAQVLFDAVLARAGIVG; this is translated from the coding sequence ATGAGCGGCAGTAATCGGCGGATCAACGGCGAGCGTCTGTGGGACAGCCTGATGGAGATGGCGCAGATCGGGGCAACGCCGAAAGGGGGCGTGCGGCGTCTGGCCCTGACAGCGGAGGACCGGGCGGGACGGGACCGTCTGGCGGCGCTTGGCTGTGCGGCGGGCTATGCGGTCAGGACTGATGCGATCGGCAACATGTTCCTGCGGCGGGAGGGGGAGACTCCGGACCGTAAACCGGTTTTGCTCGGCAGCCATCTGGACAGCCAGCCGAGCGGCGGCAAATTCGATGGGGCGCTGGGGGTCATGGCAGCACTGGAAGTGCTGCGGACACTGGATGAGCACGGCATCGTCACGCAGGCCCCGATCGAGCTGGTCAACTGGACCGATGAGGAAGGCAGTCGCTTTGGCCGGGGATTGCTGGGGTCCGGAGTCTGGGCGGGTGTGAACGGGCTGGAGGAGACTCTGGCCCTGCGTGATCATGCCGGTATCAGCGTGGCCGAGGCTCTGGAGGGGATTGCCGGAGATGCCCCGGCAGAGGCTTTCCCGGCGGACAGCTATTTTGAACTGCATATCGAGCAGGGGCCGATTCTGGAGGCCGAGAATGCCGATATCGGAATCGTCACCGGTGCACAGGCCCAGATCTGGTGGGATGTCATCGTCACCGGTCAGGATGCCCATGCAGGCACCACTCCGCCCTCCGTGCGCAAGGATGCGCTGCTTTGCGCGGCCCGGATCATTGATCTGGTGGATCGGATGATGCGCGCACGGGGCGAGGCCGGGCGTGGCACGGTCGGGGAGCTGCATGTGCTGCCTAACAGCCGCAATGTGATTCCGGGGGAGGTGCGCTTTACCGTGGAGTTCCGCCATCCCGATGATGCCGAGATTGCCCGCATTGCCGCCCAGTTCCCGCGAGAGGCCGGGTTCATCGCCCGTGACTGCGATGTCTCGCTGGCCTTGGAACCGGTGCTGAGGCTGGCATCCCAGCCTTTTGACCCGTCCTGCGTGGCGCTGGTGGCGGAGGCCGCGGCGCGTCATGGTTATGCAGCGCGCGAGATTGTCTCCGGTGCCGGCCATGATGCCATTTATGTGGCGCGCAGGCTGCCAGTGGCGATGATTTTCGTGCCCTGTCTGAACGGCCTGTCCCATAATGAGGCCGAAAGCATCACCAGGGCCCAGGCGGAGGCCGGAGCGCAGGTTCTGTTCGATGCGGTTCTGGCGCGGGCCGGGATCGTAGGATGA
- the gap gene encoding type I glyceraldehyde-3-phosphate dehydrogenase, translating into MAVKVAINGFGRIGRLVLRAIVESGREDVIPVVINDLGSVEANAHLFRYDSVHGRFPGEVQVDGDSIIIRHNGRTFGPIRVTAERDPAKVPLQGVDVAMECTGLFTKKDTAGQLITAGARKVLISAPGDGVDATIVYGVNHNTITPDMTVISNASCTTNCLAPMAKVLHDRFRILRGYMVTIHAYTGDQRTVDTLHKDLHRARAAAMSTIPTSTGAAKAVGLVLPELKGKLDGTAIRVPVPNVSLVSLDVNLEKTATVEEVNAAMKAAAEGELKGILAYNTEKLVSIDFNHAPASCSFDATQTAVVDGQMVRVMGWYDNEWGFSNRMSDTAALFGSL; encoded by the coding sequence ATGGCGGTCAAAGTCGCGATCAATGGTTTCGGGCGTATCGGACGGCTGGTCCTGCGCGCAATCGTGGAAAGTGGGCGCGAGGATGTCATCCCCGTCGTCATCAACGATCTGGGCAGTGTCGAGGCGAACGCCCACCTGTTCCGCTATGACAGTGTGCATGGCCGCTTCCCCGGCGAGGTGCAGGTAGACGGTGACAGCATCATCATCCGCCATAACGGCCGCACCTTTGGCCCGATCCGCGTGACGGCCGAGCGCGACCCTGCGAAGGTGCCATTGCAGGGCGTGGATGTGGCGATGGAATGTACCGGCCTGTTCACGAAGAAGGATACGGCAGGGCAGCTGATCACTGCCGGTGCCCGCAAGGTGCTGATTTCCGCGCCGGGCGACGGGGTGGATGCCACCATCGTCTATGGCGTGAACCACAACACGATCACCCCGGATATGACGGTGATCTCCAACGCGTCCTGCACCACAAACTGCCTCGCGCCGATGGCCAAGGTGCTGCATGACCGCTTCCGCATCCTGCGCGGCTATATGGTGACGATCCATGCCTATACCGGCGATCAGCGCACCGTGGACACGCTGCACAAGGATCTGCATCGCGCCCGTGCCGCCGCCATGTCCACCATTCCGACCAGCACTGGTGCCGCCAAGGCCGTCGGTCTCGTCCTGCCGGAGCTGAAGGGCAAGCTGGATGGCACCGCGATCCGCGTGCCGGTGCCGAATGTCTCGCTGGTGTCGCTGGACGTGAATCTCGAAAAGACCGCGACCGTCGAAGAGGTGAATGCTGCGATGAAAGCCGCCGCCGAGGGCGAGCTGAAGGGTATTCTCGCCTACAACACGGAAAAGCTGGTCAGTATCGACTTCAACCATGCTCCGGCGTCCTGCTCCTTTGACGCGACGCAGACGGCGGTTGTGGATGGTCAGATGGTGCGTGTGATGGGCTGGTACGACAACGAATGGGGCTTCTCCAACCGTATGTCCGACACCGCTGCGTTGTTCGGCAGCCTGTAA
- a CDS encoding phosphoglycerate kinase: MSFRTLDGLDVRGRRVLVRLDLNVPMRDGRVSDLTRIERQAPTIRELAEGGARVIVMSHFDRPKGKRVPEMSLRPIAEALGEALGQPVAFVDDCIGGTVEEAVAGMKDGNVLVLENTRFHAAEEKNDAEFSRLLASLAEVYVNDAFSAAHRAHASTHGVTAHLPAYAGRLMQREVEALELALGSPARPVAAIVGGAKVSTKLDLLGNLSTKVDVLVIGGAMANTFLAAQGIKVGKSLQEAEMHDTARAILETAKKAGCEILLPVDAVTATEFRADPPTRTVSINEIPEDAMMLDVGPETVRLLTERLSGVKTLVWNGPLGAFEISPFDKATVALAQSVAALTEAAGLVSVAGGGDTVAALKHAGVVERLTYVSAAGGAFLEWMEGKELPGVAVLRA; this comes from the coding sequence ATGTCGTTTCGCACATTGGACGGGCTTGATGTCCGTGGACGCCGGGTGCTGGTCCGGCTTGATCTGAACGTGCCGATGCGCGACGGGCGGGTGAGTGATCTCACCCGCATCGAGCGTCAGGCGCCGACCATACGGGAACTGGCCGAAGGCGGCGCCCGTGTCATCGTCATGAGCCATTTCGACCGTCCGAAGGGAAAACGGGTGCCGGAAATGTCCCTGCGCCCGATTGCCGAGGCGCTGGGCGAGGCGCTGGGTCAACCGGTTGCTTTCGTGGATGACTGCATCGGCGGCACGGTGGAAGAAGCTGTGGCCGGGATGAAGGATGGTAACGTTCTGGTGTTGGAAAACACCCGTTTCCACGCCGCGGAAGAAAAGAACGATGCTGAATTTTCCCGCCTGCTGGCCTCGCTGGCCGAAGTTTATGTCAATGATGCGTTCTCTGCCGCGCATCGTGCTCATGCCAGCACCCATGGCGTGACAGCCCATCTGCCCGCCTATGCCGGGCGGCTGATGCAGCGGGAGGTTGAGGCGCTGGAACTGGCGCTCGGTTCGCCCGCTCGTCCGGTGGCAGCGATTGTCGGTGGTGCGAAAGTGTCCACCAAGCTTGATCTGCTGGGCAATCTTTCCACCAAGGTGGATGTGCTGGTGATTGGCGGGGCGATGGCCAACACCTTCCTGGCCGCGCAGGGCATCAAGGTTGGCAAGTCGCTTCAGGAAGCGGAGATGCACGATACCGCCCGCGCCATTCTGGAGACCGCGAAGAAGGCCGGTTGCGAGATACTGCTGCCGGTCGATGCGGTGACGGCTACTGAGTTCCGGGCCGATCCGCCGACCCGCACTGTCAGCATCAACGAGATCCCGGAGGATGCGATGATGCTGGATGTCGGACCGGAAACGGTGCGTCTGCTGACGGAGCGCCTGTCCGGTGTGAAAACACTGGTCTGGAATGGCCCGCTGGGTGCGTTCGAGATCAGTCCCTTCGACAAGGCCACTGTGGCGCTGGCCCAGTCTGTTGCAGCGCTGACGGAAGCGGCCGGTCTGGTCAGCGTGGCGGGTGGTGGCGACACCGTCGCGGCGCTGAAACATGCTGGTGTGGTTGAGCGTCTGACCTACGTCTCCGCCGCGGGCGGTGCCTTTCTGGAGTGGATGGAAGGCAAGGAACTGCCGGGTGTCGCGGTGCTGCGCGCCTGA
- a CDS encoding DUF2165 domain-containing protein — protein MIIRLCKIAVLVLIALWITLTAFDNLTDDGTSWPFVQHVLAMDTIFPDVHIHYRAIQSLLLQHTAYALIIMVEVLAATLCWLGAGRL, from the coding sequence ATGATCATACGCCTGTGCAAGATCGCAGTGCTGGTACTGATCGCATTATGGATCACCCTGACCGCCTTCGATAATCTGACCGATGATGGCACCAGCTGGCCATTCGTGCAGCACGTGCTGGCGATGGATACAATTTTTCCGGATGTACACATCCACTACCGCGCCATTCAGTCGCTGCTGCTGCAACACACAGCCTATGCTCTGATCATTATGGTGGAGGTGCTGGCTGCCACGCTATGCTGGCTGGGTGCGGGGCGTTTATAG
- the fdxA gene encoding ferredoxin FdxA yields MAYVVTENCIRCKFMDCVEVCPVDCFYVGENMLVIHPDECIDCGVCEPECPAEAIFPDSDDRATAWAEKNRTYASVWPNITRKGEPPADAEEWKDKPGKAGLFSTEPGEP; encoded by the coding sequence ATGGCCTACGTGGTCACCGAGAACTGCATCCGCTGCAAATTCATGGACTGCGTGGAAGTCTGTCCCGTGGACTGCTTCTATGTCGGCGAGAACATGCTCGTCATCCATCCGGATGAGTGCATCGATTGCGGCGTGTGCGAGCCGGAATGCCCGGCGGAAGCGATTTTCCCTGACAGCGACGACCGCGCCACCGCCTGGGCGGAGAAAAACCGCACCTATGCCAGCGTCTGGCCGAACATCACCCGCAAGGGCGAGCCTCCGGCGGATGCCGAGGAATGGAAGGACAAGCCGGGCAAAGCCGGGTTGTTCTCCACCGAGCCAGGCGAGCCGTAA
- a CDS encoding RNA-binding S4 domain-containing protein, which yields MSGKPAFPNLSPHNSGSPQNWQRLDSWLWCARFLKSRSLCARLIEHGLIRLNGQPTDKPHARLRIGDVLVVPFGDQPQRQTVRVLRVLSLATRRGPASEARELYEDIPGSGVKAGNAASTPPSSPAMLPAESGIPPETDEN from the coding sequence ATGAGCGGCAAGCCTGCCTTCCCCAACCTCTCCCCCCACAATTCCGGCAGCCCCCAGAACTGGCAGCGACTGGATAGCTGGTTGTGGTGCGCCCGCTTTCTGAAAAGCCGCTCCCTGTGCGCAAGGTTGATTGAGCACGGGTTGATCCGGCTGAACGGGCAGCCCACCGACAAGCCGCACGCCAGACTCCGGATCGGTGATGTGCTGGTCGTCCCGTTCGGCGACCAGCCGCAGCGGCAGACCGTGCGGGTACTACGGGTGCTCTCACTGGCAACCCGCCGGGGTCCGGCCAGCGAGGCACGGGAACTGTATGAGGATATTCCGGGCAGCGGGGTGAAGGCGGGAAATGCCGCCTCCACCCCGCCTTCCTCACCGGCCATGCTGCCAGCGGAAAGCGGCATCCCGCCCGAAACGGACGAAAACTGA